The nucleotide window TCACCAAGCCTTCTTTCCTATAACCAAAACCTACCGGATCTAACCACGCACTTCAAGTTTAGGATGCGATTCCAAATTGAGTTCATAAAACTCCTTCTGCAATTGCGTTGGATCTGCTATGCTTTTTAGTGGGAATTCTCGGAGGTAGAAATTGAATTGGATTGCCCGGAGTATTtaattattttggtattttctcCCTGAATTTTGAAGTGCAATAAGAACTAAATAAGCTGGGTTCTTCAGGAAGAACGACGGAGAGATGAGATGGTCAacatatgagagagagagaaccaaaaGACCTGATTTAAGAAACAGAGGGTAAAATGGGCAGAGAAAATAGGCACATGAGGAGAGAGCTGCTTTAGAATTTTATCAAATGAAAAACTGCCACGTGGCTGAGTGTggctaacacacacacacactgacaCACATATGAATGGACTGTGTACGTAGCACTTCACTCCCCTAATAAGTCCCCTTCGTAGTTGTAGAATTAAATAACAGAGGGTTCAGATTTGACCCTAATGTTCGATGGGACCCACAGAAGGCAGAATGTAAAGGGAGCAAAGCTCACATGGGCGAACGTGACTTTCAACGTAAAAGTCGCCACGTCATCATATTGGACGGATAGTACGGACCCTCCATGTGAACCCAACGCCCTCACTTAATCCCCCCACGAACCAAagattaattttcttttctggtcatttaattctttatttatgttgccaaaaaaaaaaaaaaaaagaaagaagaggattTAGGGTTTACCTTTCCTCTTGATCATAGACTACGTAATTTCGGGTGAAAGGTTGCGTGAGAAAATTTTAGTATAGATATGTAGCAATTCTATTAGTGCTCACCCAATACGTATTGTATTAAACCTCACACTTTCAAACAACTTCACTAAAACAATTAATGCTATGCTGAATATATCTTATTGAGATTtataaaacaatcaaaattgtcTCTTTCTTACAAAATAGTGGACTGGACCTTACTAAGGATGTGATGGGTACGGAGGTTGTTGGTATCTAGGAAAGTGAGTTAGTACCAATGGAAGTGATAATGAACTTGGTTTTCCTTATCACAACAATAGTGCAGGTGAATGTAATGTGGGCAATGAGGAAGTGAGCTGGGGatagaagagaaaaaggaagaataCATGATAGTCCCAAGTTGAAGAATGGCCATATTAGGTTATGAAAAAGCAAATGTTAGGAAACAATCCGTAAATTCTATACCATATCCCTAGTTGGAGTGATAATGAACTTGGTTCTCAATTACATTTCTTGTACTAATTTAGTGGGGTGTGAAAAGGTTATGAAAAGGTTCATATTAGGAAACAATCTATAAATTCTATACCATATAATTAGGATTGAGAAAATGTAGCAAAAAATGAGTGAATGAATAAAGGGTAGGGTGAGGTATGCCACATGCAACAAAGGCACACAAAAGTCTATAAGTCTTTATGATTGTTTATCTAAGACCTTCCACACTGGGTAAACCATTTACACACCATGCTCCATGTCATTGATCTCACACATGTGCTTCTTTCTGTGCAATTTTGTTCTATGTTCTAAGAAAAGGGTATTTTTTGTtggttctttctttctttttcctttgttcAGAGGACATCAAATTCATAAGGAAGGATCGGAATAGTTTCAAGTAGAATAGCTATTCAATCCGAAGCCACAAAGGGTTAAAAACCGGAGAATTAACTAACACAATGAGGTAAATAAATCATGTCATCGAATAGGTTAAAACTTAGGAGGTTGCAACTCAGAAGAAACCAAGCAAGAAACTTCAGAGTGATTGAGGTGTTTTTAGCTACAAACTACAAAGGGCACAAACACATCTATTTTAGGTGTACGATAATAGACCCTCCATAAGAAGATGCAAAAGGAGACCTCCCTGACCCTGTGTGTGAATGTGACTGATAGAGAAGGAAATGTTCTGCCCTGTGCATTAAGCTAAACTCACCGACAGAATTTTTTCATTGAGAAAGTGTCGGTGTACATTAGTGATTTTCATAATGCATTTTGTTAGTTTCGTTTCCTTGGCAATTTGCAACATAAATATATCATATAGTGATGTTGCAACAGTGTTAAGACGTTGAGGGTTCAATGTTTTCTAACGATTAACGACTGAGGCGATAAGCATTTAGTGACGGAGTGATAAATTTTGTGTGCGCCGAATGAGATTTTGAATCTCATACACTACTTTACTCTTAATTTGTGTGATGTTTGTTGACAATTTTTCGAACATTTTATCTTCATATCTTATATATGATGCTGAATGATATAATCATCGAACAACTAAATCTCCTCGTACTCATGTTCGAAGTCCTGAGTTTGAATCCTTCTCTTTTAACGTCGATTGATaagggaaaaaataataataataacattcGGATGAGTTTAAAGCCGATCAACAGATTGGCTTGCAAAATCTCCTCCGGGAAGAGAGAGATTACTTAACGGCCAAACTACTGTCTTGGGACCCCTCAACTCAGAAATCATGAACCCCCATTTTCTTTTGTATCAGAGAAATCATAGTCCTGTTGGACCATCACCATTAATATTGTTTATTATTGAAGCACTTAAACCCCCATTgttcccctatatatacaacTTCACCTCCCCTCAACTTCCTCACAAACCCACACTCCTCTGTTCCCTCTCTGCCTTTTCCAACCAGCAGAGACAAGAACCATGGcaatgccactctctcttctctcactcctctctctcctccttatCCCATCTCTCATTTCCTCCTCCCCGGTCCCAAACCCCGATTCCGTAATCCAAGAAGTACACAGGTATCGCACCATTATTAGCCTCACTACGATTCACTACTCGAAACTCTGTAATATATATTCTCAAGTTTCTAATAACAATCATGTATAATTCTTTGTTATTTGCAGGAGCATTAATGCGTCTCGAAGGAGTTTGGGTTTTCTTTCATGCGGAAGCGGAAACCCCATCGACGATTGCTGGAGGTGTGACCCCAAATGGGAGCAGAACCGGCAGAGACTCGCCGACTGCGCAATTGGGTTCGGAAAGCACGCCATTGGAGGCAGAGACGGCAAAATCTACGTCGTCACCGACGCCGGTGACCACCCTGTCAACCCAAAACCCGGGACTCTCCGCTACGCCGTCATCCAAGACGAGCCGTTATGGATCATCTTCAAAGGTGACATGACCATCACGCTGAAAGAGGAGCTGATGATGAACTCGTTCAAGACCATCGACGGCCGAGGAGCCAATGTACACATCGCCGGCGGGCCTTGCATTACTATTCAATACGTCACCAATATCATAATCCACGGCTTGAACATCCACGACTGCAAGCAAGGCGGGAATGCTTATGTTAGAGACTCTCCTAGCCATTATGGGTGGAGGACTTTGTCTGACGGAGACGGGGTTTCGATTTTCGGGGGAAGCCATGTTTGGGTGGATCATTGCTCTCTCTCGAACTGCCGTGATGGTCTCATTGATGCGATTCATGGCTCTACGGCTATTACGATTTCCAACAATTACATGACGCACCATAACAAGGTCATGTTGTTGGGTCACAGTGACACCTACACGCAGGACAAGAACATGCAGGTCACTATTGCGTTCAATCACTTTGGAGAAGGCCTTGTTCAAAGGATGCCAAGGTAGTCAAAATCAGTCAAAATTGGGGTTTTACTGAGGTGAATTTTCGACCGGTTAGAGTACTAATTCAGTGGTAAATTGCAGGTGCAGGCATGGAAATTTTCATGTGGTGAACAATGACTATACGCATTGGGAAATGTATGCAATTGGGGGTAGTGCTTCTCCAACTATCAACAGCCAAGGGAATAGGTTTCTTGCACCTAATGATAGATTTAACAAAGAGGTGAGAATTCGAAACTCAACAGCGGTAAATTTGATTTCTTGTTTACTTGTTCTGATGTAGtatgttactttctttgttacAGGTGACTAAACATGAGGAAGCACCACAGAATGAGTGGAGCAAATGGAACTGGAGGTCTTCAGGGGATTTACTGCTGAATGGTGCATTTTTCACAGCGTCTGGTGCCGGAGCTTCTTCGAGTTACGCCAAGGCTTCGAGTTTGGGTGCAAGGCCATCTTCCCTAGTGAGCTCAATCACAGCTGGTGCTGGTTCACTCAAATGTAAGAAGGGCTCGCGTTGCTGATTACAAAAATGGGCTGTATTTACAACTAGTAGCTAATAGGATTTTCCATTGCGTTGTTGTATATCAGTTTTTTCACTTTTTAAATTTGGTGTTCTCAACCTTGGCTTGTTTCACCATTGAACCAAGTATGTAATTTTTGTGAAGCAAGACCAAAGTGTTGATGATTAAACATGAAGTGAAAGTACAAGTTATATAACTATGACTATCTCTGTCTGAATTGTCCGTCTCAGTTTTCCCAGCACATGGGGTGGTGCACTGGTTAGGGGACTTGGGGatttgaatgaatgaatgaagttGGGCGCAAATAAATGCTTGCTGGCTCTAATTTATGGAGGTCCATCTTTTGCAGACCTAAATAAGAACATTTTTCAACAGGAAATGTAGACTTGACAAACTTGTAAGGACATCAAAGCATATCTCCTTGTCTCCATTTAATTCGAACGAAAAATTATTTAATGTACCCGATATATTGTTAAGATAATGTATTATTGTGATCACATATGGAACCGTGGTTACTATGACTTGAAAAATATACCTTATAGCTTTGCGTAGGTTTTCATATATCTGATAAACCATTGAGATGCCCAGATGTCTAATATCAAAGAAAAATAGGCCTAACATTGAATTGAAATCGTAAATTTTGAGTTCTCTTCActtgtttaatttttaaaattatatGACATTTAATAAAGTGATACATAATTGGCATGGATCATCCGATTGACCGGATAATTTTAACGATTCAACCGTCACAAACAACCCAAGTGCATGCAATTAATTTTCTGATTTAGACAACGCCAGATTGCCATAAATGTTATCACCAACACTCATGAGGACTAAAGCTAGCACCATGCCATCCACAAAGTAGCAACAGTAGATTACTTGAAAAAAGGAATGGCACTTCGTCATTCTAATTCCAACAACCCGTAACACAATTTAATTCTGAAGGTGATACTGGTAGCTGAAATAAATATTAGCAACCAAACAAAGGGAAGATTGGATCTCTGGTTTAGCAGAGGCTTCATCGAGTTCCTATGAAGATAACATATCACGTTTCAAGTTTTCACATATGCCCAATTTGATCAGATATTCGGAGCACCATGCAATTTGAAGAACTGACATTAATTATTAGCAGGATGGGTTCATCTCTGACGACCAACATTTGCAGTAGATCTACAAATCAATGAAAATAGTGATTGTTTTTAGCTTTTTACGGTCTCATGAATCTCAGGATCGAGGTTCTTGAATTACCCTACATAACAATGCAAACATGAATATTAGATGACATGAAAATGATTGAGAGCCTGCCAAAGGACCTACACCATCGGAACTCACAAGCACTGGAAACTTATCTAGTCTCTATTCCATGAAGAGCTGAAGACAAAGAGGCAATAGATAATTTGCGTGTTGAGGGGATGTGGCATCTTATATCTCAAAACAGGAAGATTTAGGATACTTATTCCAAGACCTATGACACCAGAAGCAATTCAGCCAAGACCTACGA belongs to Rosa chinensis cultivar Old Blush chromosome 4, RchiOBHm-V2, whole genome shotgun sequence and includes:
- the LOC112201058 gene encoding probable pectate lyase 5, whose product is MAMPLSLLSLLSLLLIPSLISSSPVPNPDSVIQEVHRSINASRRSLGFLSCGSGNPIDDCWRCDPKWEQNRQRLADCAIGFGKHAIGGRDGKIYVVTDAGDHPVNPKPGTLRYAVIQDEPLWIIFKGDMTITLKEELMMNSFKTIDGRGANVHIAGGPCITIQYVTNIIIHGLNIHDCKQGGNAYVRDSPSHYGWRTLSDGDGVSIFGGSHVWVDHCSLSNCRDGLIDAIHGSTAITISNNYMTHHNKVMLLGHSDTYTQDKNMQVTIAFNHFGEGLVQRMPRCRHGNFHVVNNDYTHWEMYAIGGSASPTINSQGNRFLAPNDRFNKEVTKHEEAPQNEWSKWNWRSSGDLLLNGAFFTASGAGASSSYAKASSLGARPSSLVSSITAGAGSLKCKKGSRC